The proteins below come from a single Clupea harengus chromosome 21, Ch_v2.0.2, whole genome shotgun sequence genomic window:
- the LOC105893254 gene encoding coiled-coil domain-containing protein 122, translated as MECIMVNKDNVGDERQLSLMGTLEEVSLQGEVQANELKEKQQTLKALQDTLSDQKSICEAVELELKNSDRQLNGLLCEIKQIKRRNSSLESQLHEINSENMKLQLQIQEQEESQQSSLASYNAYRNKMEDHKMAIAEAESQMPIYKELMEARELVKRLREKRDALEMDLQNPEGQAAKEAQHKIDDLERQVSAKREMVEEKQAFLQNEQEVHAQLRRDIEIQNRRYDARVKRLRCQLSKAQSNHRYIISDIKRMEDEMEELTRQVEETEEASLQHH; from the exons ATGGAGTGCATCATGGTGAACAAGGACAATGTTGGTGATG AGAGGCAGCTTTCTCTCATGGGAACTCTTGAGGAGGTCTCCCTGCAGGGAGAGGTTCAAGCCAACGAACTGAAGGAAAAGCAACAAACACTGAAAGCTTTGCAG GACACACTCTCAGACCAGAAGAGTATTTGTGAGGCTGTTGAGCTTGAGCTGAAAAATTCAGACAGGCAGCTTAATGGCTTGCTGTGTGAGATTAAGCAGATCAAACGTCGCAACAGCAGCCTGGAGTCACAGTTGCATGAAATCAACTCGGAAAACATGAAACTGCAGCTCCAGAttcaggagcaggaggagagccaGCAGTCCTCACTGGCTAGTTACAACGCCTACAGAAACAAGATGGAGGATCACAAAATGGCAATCGCTGAGGCAGAGAGCCAGATGCCTATATACAAGGAACTGATGGAGGCAAGAGAGCTGGTCAAACGGCTCAGAGAAAAACGAGACGCTCTTGAGATGGATTTACAGAACCCAGAGGGACAAGCTGCCAAAGAGGCCCAA CACAAGATTGATGACTTAGAGCGGCAAGTATCAGCAAAAAGGGAGATGGTAGAGGAGAAACAGGCATTTCTGCAGAACGAACAGGAGGTCCATGCACAGCTAAGGAGGGATATTGAG ATCCAGAACAGAAGATATGACGCCAGAGTGAAGCGGCTCCGCTGCCAGCTGAGCAAGGCCCAGTCCAACCACAGGTACATAATCAGCGACATCAAACGCATGGAGGATGAGATGGAGGAGCTGACAAGACAggtggaggagacggaggaggcaTCACTCCAGCACCACTAG
- the LOC105893252 gene encoding tumor necrosis factor ligand superfamily member 11-like gives MIHWNAEQGLLTQFGYHDGRVLVRKPGLYYIYAKTCFRYYNELDPGVTPHPRASPLDHRPVATSSTVQLIQYVFHERPSRGAPLRPTLIMKSGGTQRWKVGGYHMYCQQQGRTVALRTGDGLFVRVSNSWMLDPEAEGSYFGAFRISH, from the coding sequence ATGATCCACTGGAATGCTGAACAGGGTCTCCTGACCCAGTTTGGTTACCATGACGGGCGGGTCCTGGTCAGAAAACCAGGCCTCTACTACATCTATGCCAAAACCTGTTTCCGTTACTACAATGAGCTGGATCCAGGCGTTACACCTCATCCTCGAGCATCCCCCTTGGACCATCGTCCGGTGGCCACTTCCAGCACAGTCCAGTTGATTCAGTATGTCTTCCATGAGCGGCCCAGTCGTGGCGCCCCTCTCAGGCCGACATTGATCATGAAGAGTGGGGGTACGCAGCGTTGGAAGGTGGGGGGATACCACATGTACTGTCAGCAGCAGGGCAGGACTGTCGCGTTGAGGACTGGAGACGGCCTGTTTGTCCGTGTGTCCAACTCTTGGATGCTTGATCCCGAGGCAGAGGGGAGTTACTTTGGGGCATTTAGGATAAGCCACTGa
- the LOC105893251 gene encoding C3a anaphylatoxin chemotactic receptor has translation MSTLAHPFNGSFSLSSARANVTMATTMAADPWMSEPSRVLQIIVTLVIILVGVPLNLLVVWVLGVRRWCSASTRSGGERRGASSFRVYVVNLALADLVLLLRTPLMLGYLAHRFSWPLGLHACRLVMFLRGLGLYAAACLLCAVALERCLCLLRPVWASHKRPRWAVPLTCGLLWLLALCLAAPYLYTAELQDWGGKLQCLESSPKSKTGNGFFITETIFGFLLPMVIFLSCNFAVLISARRTGAMTPTASMMTSPTLVSPGSGSTSASAAQSYTARRMARLYRVLVLTMLLFLTCWVPYFTFRFLRWLSAKQGWKDMNGVAVKGYYVSLFLVYVKSMFNPVLYVFAARGLGRTMRASMLSAVERIFNEDNSESLRRKSLRRKDSQI, from the coding sequence ATGTCTACCCTGGCACACCCCTTCAATGGCAGCTTCTCCCTCAGCTCAGCCCGTGCCAACGTCACCATGGCGACCACCATGGCGGCGGACCCCTGGATGTCGGAGCCGTCGCGTGTGCTGCAGATCATTGTGACGCTGGTCATTATCCTGGTGGGCGTGCCCCTAAACTTACTGGTGGTGTGGGTGCTGGGTGTCCGACGCTGGTGCTCGGCGTCCACCCGCAGCGGTGGGGAGAGGCGGGGGGCCAGCAGCTTCCGCGTGTATGTGGTGAACCTGGCGCTGGCCgacctggtgctgctgctgcgcaCGCCGCTCATGCTGGGCTACCTCGCGCACCGCTTCTCCTGGCCGCTGGGCCTGCATGCGTGTCGGCTGGTGATGTTCCTGCGTGGCCTGGGCCTGTACGCTGCCGCCTGCCTGCTCTGTGCCGTGGCGCTGGAGCGCTGCCTGTGCCTGCTCAGACCCGTCTGGGCCAGCCATAAGCGCCCACGCTGGGCCGTGCCGCTGACATGTGGCCTGCTCTGGCTGCTGGCACTCTGCCTGGCCGCGCCGTACCTCTATACCGCTGAGCTACAGGACTGGGGAGGCAAATTGCAATGCCTGGAAAGTTCCCCCAAGTCTAAGACGGGCAATGGCTTCTTCATCACCGAGACGATTTTTGGCTTCCTGTTGCCTATGGTCATCTTTCTGTCCTGCAACTTCGCGGTACTGATCAGTGCCCGGCGCACCGGGGCGATGACGCCGACGGCGTCCATGATGACATCTCCGACGCTGGTGTCACCGGGATCCGGCTCTACCTCTGCCTCGGCTGCTCAGTCCTACACGGCCCGGCGTATGGCGCGTCTCTACCGTGTGCTGGTGCTCACCATGCTTCTCTTCCTCACCTGCTGGGTGCCCTACTTCACCTTCCGATTCCTGCGCTGGCTCTCAGCGAAGCAGGGCTGGAAGGACATGAACGGCGTGGCGGTGAAGGGCTACTACGTGTCGCTCTTCCTGGTGTACGTAAAGAGCATGTTTAACCCTGTGCTCTACGTGTTCGCAGCAAGAGGCCTCGGACGCACTATGCGTGCCTCCATGCTCTCCGCGGTGGAACGAATCTTCAATGAGGACAACTCTGAGTCACTGCGTAGGAAATCACTGCGCCGTAAGGACTCCCAGATTTAA
- the LOC105893356 gene encoding centromere protein Q isoform X4 has protein sequence MKPARGSGRKSTQGPIGRGRSTKKNVHTTSEEAGHSSEGVKRQQVTKRKQPLSSVNARRIKGREKWKRLAQPVISAIDKMLSLAVLSVLSMKLKEKDETQKHLNILKERFLASCAQLTVPPRKQVDLGHVSRQYQVESLKAEEGEKRLKSLEENHRSVVSTLEEMEVTRDRLDEECRILRSRMEEQEENSQEVLQRREQTVLHLPPLPPRSDTEQPLQERLMKSVPNGAVMAKALQNMPEIQQMKTFMGLAHQHADRWLTALNSQSQST, from the exons ATGAAGCCGGCCAGAGGGTCTGGAAGAAAATCCACACAGGGCCCAATCGGCAGAGGGCGGAGTACAAAAAAGAATGTTCACACAACTTCTGAG GAGGCTGGTCACAGCAGTGAAGGAGTGAAACGACAGCAAGTCACGAAAAGGAAAC AGCCTCTTTCATCAGTCAACGCTAGAAGAATCAAAGGTCGAGAGAAATGGAAACGGTTGGCTCAGCCTGTCATCTCTGCCATAGATAAGATGCTGAGTCTTGCAGTGCT CTCTGTTCTGTCGATGAAACTGAAGGAGAAAGATGAGACACAGAAACATCTGAACATTCTGAAAGAAAG ATTCCTGGCCAGCTGTGCCCAGCTCACAGTCCCCCCACGAAAACAAGTTGACCTGGGTCACGTGTCGCGCCAGTACCAGGTTGAGAGCTTGAAGGCTGAAGAAGGGGAGAAGAGACTCAAGTCACTggag gagAATCACAGATCTGTAGTCAGTAccctggaggagatggaggtgacGAGGGACAGACTGGACGAAGAGTGCAGGATCCTGAGATCCAGGatggaggaacaggaggagaattCACAAGAA GTTctacagaggagagagcagacggTTCTGCATCTCCCTCCTCTGCCACCCCGCTCAGACACGGAACAGCCACTCCAG GAACGACTGATGAAGTCGGTGCCGAACGGGGCCGTCATGGCTAAAGCGCTGCAGAATATGCCAGAAATCCAGCAGATGAAAACGTTTATGGGGCTCGCGCACCAACATGCCGATCGGTGGCTAACTGCACTCAACAGCCAAAGTCAATCGACTTAA
- the LOC105893356 gene encoding centromere protein Q isoform X2, whose product MYIKLHVASAIWLVWLTFLTWPTVDTNQVFAHVPYIVVWKDLPRSELWLCCCQLTRFIMKPARGSGRKSTQGPIGRGRSTKKNVHTTSEEAGHSSEGVKRQQVTKRKQPLSSVNARRIKGREKWKRLAQPVISAIDKMLSLAVLSVLSMKLKEKDETQKHLNILKERFLASCAQLTVPPRKQVDLGHVSRQYQVESLKAEEGEKRLKSLEENHRSVVSTLEEMEVTRDRLDEECRILRSRMEEQEENSQEVLQRREQTVLHLPPLPPRSDTEQPLQERLMKSVPNGAVMAKALQNMPEIQQMKTFMGLAHQHADRWLTALNSQSQST is encoded by the exons atgtacattaaaCTACACGTTGCGAGTGCAATATGGTTAGTGTGGTTGACCTTCTTAACATGGCCGACGGTCGATACAAATCAGGTATTTGCGCATGTGCCGTACATAGTGGTTTGGAAAGATTTGCCGCGAAGCG AATTGTGGCTGTGCTGCTGTCAGTTGACGAGATTCATTATGAAGCCGGCCAGAGGGTCTGGAAGAAAATCCACACAGGGCCCAATCGGCAGAGGGCGGAGTACAAAAAAGAATGTTCACACAACTTCTGAG GAGGCTGGTCACAGCAGTGAAGGAGTGAAACGACAGCAAGTCACGAAAAGGAAAC AGCCTCTTTCATCAGTCAACGCTAGAAGAATCAAAGGTCGAGAGAAATGGAAACGGTTGGCTCAGCCTGTCATCTCTGCCATAGATAAGATGCTGAGTCTTGCAGTGCT CTCTGTTCTGTCGATGAAACTGAAGGAGAAAGATGAGACACAGAAACATCTGAACATTCTGAAAGAAAG ATTCCTGGCCAGCTGTGCCCAGCTCACAGTCCCCCCACGAAAACAAGTTGACCTGGGTCACGTGTCGCGCCAGTACCAGGTTGAGAGCTTGAAGGCTGAAGAAGGGGAGAAGAGACTCAAGTCACTggag gagAATCACAGATCTGTAGTCAGTAccctggaggagatggaggtgacGAGGGACAGACTGGACGAAGAGTGCAGGATCCTGAGATCCAGGatggaggaacaggaggagaattCACAAGAA GTTctacagaggagagagcagacggTTCTGCATCTCCCTCCTCTGCCACCCCGCTCAGACACGGAACAGCCACTCCAG GAACGACTGATGAAGTCGGTGCCGAACGGGGCCGTCATGGCTAAAGCGCTGCAGAATATGCCAGAAATCCAGCAGATGAAAACGTTTATGGGGCTCGCGCACCAACATGCCGATCGGTGGCTAACTGCACTCAACAGCCAAAGTCAATCGACTTAA
- the LOC105893356 gene encoding centromere protein Q isoform X1 — MYIKLHVASAIWLVWLTFLTWPTVDTNQVFAHVPYIVVWKDLPRSGELNELWLCCCQLTRFIMKPARGSGRKSTQGPIGRGRSTKKNVHTTSEEAGHSSEGVKRQQVTKRKQPLSSVNARRIKGREKWKRLAQPVISAIDKMLSLAVLSVLSMKLKEKDETQKHLNILKERFLASCAQLTVPPRKQVDLGHVSRQYQVESLKAEEGEKRLKSLEENHRSVVSTLEEMEVTRDRLDEECRILRSRMEEQEENSQEVLQRREQTVLHLPPLPPRSDTEQPLQERLMKSVPNGAVMAKALQNMPEIQQMKTFMGLAHQHADRWLTALNSQSQST; from the exons atgtacattaaaCTACACGTTGCGAGTGCAATATGGTTAGTGTGGTTGACCTTCTTAACATGGCCGACGGTCGATACAAATCAGGTATTTGCGCATGTGCCGTACATAGTGGTTTGGAAAGATTTGCCGCGAAGCGGTGAGTTGaatg AATTGTGGCTGTGCTGCTGTCAGTTGACGAGATTCATTATGAAGCCGGCCAGAGGGTCTGGAAGAAAATCCACACAGGGCCCAATCGGCAGAGGGCGGAGTACAAAAAAGAATGTTCACACAACTTCTGAG GAGGCTGGTCACAGCAGTGAAGGAGTGAAACGACAGCAAGTCACGAAAAGGAAAC AGCCTCTTTCATCAGTCAACGCTAGAAGAATCAAAGGTCGAGAGAAATGGAAACGGTTGGCTCAGCCTGTCATCTCTGCCATAGATAAGATGCTGAGTCTTGCAGTGCT CTCTGTTCTGTCGATGAAACTGAAGGAGAAAGATGAGACACAGAAACATCTGAACATTCTGAAAGAAAG ATTCCTGGCCAGCTGTGCCCAGCTCACAGTCCCCCCACGAAAACAAGTTGACCTGGGTCACGTGTCGCGCCAGTACCAGGTTGAGAGCTTGAAGGCTGAAGAAGGGGAGAAGAGACTCAAGTCACTggag gagAATCACAGATCTGTAGTCAGTAccctggaggagatggaggtgacGAGGGACAGACTGGACGAAGAGTGCAGGATCCTGAGATCCAGGatggaggaacaggaggagaattCACAAGAA GTTctacagaggagagagcagacggTTCTGCATCTCCCTCCTCTGCCACCCCGCTCAGACACGGAACAGCCACTCCAG GAACGACTGATGAAGTCGGTGCCGAACGGGGCCGTCATGGCTAAAGCGCTGCAGAATATGCCAGAAATCCAGCAGATGAAAACGTTTATGGGGCTCGCGCACCAACATGCCGATCGGTGGCTAACTGCACTCAACAGCCAAAGTCAATCGACTTAA
- the LOC105893356 gene encoding centromere protein Q isoform X3: MLTRFIMKPARGSGRKSTQGPIGRGRSTKKNVHTTSEEAGHSSEGVKRQQVTKRKQPLSSVNARRIKGREKWKRLAQPVISAIDKMLSLAVLSVLSMKLKEKDETQKHLNILKERFLASCAQLTVPPRKQVDLGHVSRQYQVESLKAEEGEKRLKSLEENHRSVVSTLEEMEVTRDRLDEECRILRSRMEEQEENSQEVLQRREQTVLHLPPLPPRSDTEQPLQERLMKSVPNGAVMAKALQNMPEIQQMKTFMGLAHQHADRWLTALNSQSQST, translated from the exons atg TTGACGAGATTCATTATGAAGCCGGCCAGAGGGTCTGGAAGAAAATCCACACAGGGCCCAATCGGCAGAGGGCGGAGTACAAAAAAGAATGTTCACACAACTTCTGAG GAGGCTGGTCACAGCAGTGAAGGAGTGAAACGACAGCAAGTCACGAAAAGGAAAC AGCCTCTTTCATCAGTCAACGCTAGAAGAATCAAAGGTCGAGAGAAATGGAAACGGTTGGCTCAGCCTGTCATCTCTGCCATAGATAAGATGCTGAGTCTTGCAGTGCT CTCTGTTCTGTCGATGAAACTGAAGGAGAAAGATGAGACACAGAAACATCTGAACATTCTGAAAGAAAG ATTCCTGGCCAGCTGTGCCCAGCTCACAGTCCCCCCACGAAAACAAGTTGACCTGGGTCACGTGTCGCGCCAGTACCAGGTTGAGAGCTTGAAGGCTGAAGAAGGGGAGAAGAGACTCAAGTCACTggag gagAATCACAGATCTGTAGTCAGTAccctggaggagatggaggtgacGAGGGACAGACTGGACGAAGAGTGCAGGATCCTGAGATCCAGGatggaggaacaggaggagaattCACAAGAA GTTctacagaggagagagcagacggTTCTGCATCTCCCTCCTCTGCCACCCCGCTCAGACACGGAACAGCCACTCCAG GAACGACTGATGAAGTCGGTGCCGAACGGGGCCGTCATGGCTAAAGCGCTGCAGAATATGCCAGAAATCCAGCAGATGAAAACGTTTATGGGGCTCGCGCACCAACATGCCGATCGGTGGCTAACTGCACTCAACAGCCAAAGTCAATCGACTTAA